Proteins encoded in a region of the Pocillopora verrucosa isolate sample1 chromosome 11, ASM3666991v2, whole genome shotgun sequence genome:
- the LOC136277012 gene encoding uncharacterized protein, translating into MLLQVEYRFAFVLFLAAKTTEGAGNGVFFQIKENKFFSFGEESPFWSGADSLLSCSVLCARQASCRGANFLQKAGHCYLLRDEMQTSSAAGWLLERDGSFYLKKVYLQGIPSSPQGETIPLHSGSNLHSVVGHSCQTLLRENPTSNSGVYWIDPFNGSQANAFKVYCDMETDGGGWTLVWSYSFTNYNHFNSKSNAITPRPNWPMRPEVDVPISTTPPLSETDYNAINFSIWKQIGRQVLIKSNINNWLVCCPGNGSLVDWQEGDVNCTIIKHVIDPSHEVVPSKFSPENQNLYGPLFSLRERSNSFYYYFDGYTGNNWPTHDPLGTNKPNQKKNVVDPHGNIFIRAE; encoded by the exons ATGTTACTTCAAGTCGAGTACCGATTTGCATTCGTCTTGTTCTTAGCGGCAAAGACAACCGAAGGAGCCGGAAatggtgttttctttcaaatcaaagaaaacaaatttttcagctttggaGAAGAAAGCCCTTTTTGGTCTGGGGCTgattctttgctttcctgttctgTTTTGTGTGCGAGGCAAGCTTCTTGCAGAGGTGCAAACTTTCTGCAAAAAGCAGGACATTGTTATCTTCTTCGCGAcgaaatgcaaacaagttcaGCAGCTGGGTGGCTTTTAGAGCGAGATGGCtcattctatttaaaaaag GTTTACCTCCAAGGAATACCCAGTTCACCCCAAG GTGAAACCATTCCTTTGCACTCTGGTTCAAACTTGCACTCGGTAGTAGGACACTCATGCCAGACCCTCCTTAGGGAGAATCCTACTTCAAACTCTGGTGTTTATTGGATTGATCCTTTTAATGGATCTCAGGCAAACGCTTTCAAGGTTTACTGCGATATGGAGACGGATGGAGGAGGCTGGACACTGgtatggagctattcctttactaaTTACAATCATTTTAACAGTAAATCGAATGCGATCACTCCGAGGCCAAATTGGCCGATGAGACCTGAAGTGGATGTTCCTATCTCCACAACTCCTCCATTAAGTGAGACAGACTACAACGCCATTAACTTCTCAATCTGGAAACAAATCGGCAGACAGGTCCTCATCAAGAGCAATATAAACAACTGGTTGGTGTGTTGTCCGGGAAATggcagcttggttgattggcaggaaggtgATGTCAACTGTACGATCATCAAACACGTGATTGACCCAAGTCACGAAGTGGTCCCCTCTAAGTTTTCACCTGAGAACCAAAATCTGTATGGACCGCTGTTCTCTTTGAGGGAGCGCTCGAATagcttttattactattttgacgGTTACACAGGGAATAattggcctacccatgatcccCTCGGAACAAATAAgccaaaccaaaagaaaaatgttgttgatCCACACGGCAACATTTTCATTCGAGCTGAGTAG
- the LOC131786722 gene encoding uncharacterized protein gives MLLQVEYRFAIVLFLAAKTAEGAENGVFFQIKENKFFSFGEESLLWSGTGSLLSCSVFCMRQASCRSVNFLEKAGLCYLLRDDVETNSATGRLLERDGSFYLKKVDLPGITALTQGQTIPSHSGSTQHSVVGHSCQTLHRKNPTSNSGVYWIDPFGGSRANTFRAYCDMETDGGGWTLVWSYSFTNYGHFNSKSNAITPRPNWPVRSQVDVPISTTPPLNETNYNAMNFSLWKQLGRQVLIKSNINNWLVCDPGSGSLVDWQEGDVNCTIIKHVTDPSHEVVPSKFSPDKQNLYGPLFSLSERSNSFYYYFDGYTGNHWPTHDPLGTKGPNQKKNVFDPHGNIFIRAE, from the exons ATGTTACTTCAAGTCGAGTACCGATTTGCAATTGTCTTGTTCTTAGCGGCAAAGACAGCTGAAGGAGCCGAAAatggtgttttctttcaaatcaaagaaaataaatttttcagctttggagaagaaagccttttgtggTCTGGCACGGgttctttgctttcctgttctgTTTTTTGTATGAGGCAAGCCTCTTGCAGAAGTGTTAACTTTCTGGAAAAAGCCGGACTTTGTTATCTTCTTCGCGACGACGTTGAAACAAATTCAGCAACTGGGCGGCTTTTAGAGCGAGATGGctctttctatttaaaaaag GTTGACCTCCCAGGAATAACCGCTTTAACCCAAG GTCAAACCATTCCTTCGCACTCAGGTTCAACCCAGCATTCAGTAGTAGGTCACTCGTGCCAGACCCTCCACAGGAAGAATCCTACTTCAAACTCTGGTGTCTATTGGATTGATCCTTTTGGTGGATCTCGGGCCAACACTTTCAGGGCTTACTGTGATATGGAGACTGATGGAGGAGGCTGGACACTAGTATGGAGCTATTCATTTACTAATTATGGTCATTTTAACAGTAAATCGAATGCGATCACTCCGAGGCCAAATTGGCCGGTGAGATCTCAAGTAGATGTTCCTATCTCCACGACtcctccattaaatgaaacaaactacAACGCCATGAACTTTTCACTCTGGAAACAACTCGGCAGACAGGTGCTCATtaagagcaacataaacaactggctggtgtgtGATCCGGGAAGTGGCAGCctggttgattggcaggaaggtgATGTCAACTGTACGATCATCAAACACGTGACTGACCCGAGTCACGAAGTGGTCCCCTCTAAGTTTTCACCTGACAAACAAAATCTGTATGGACCGTTGTTCTCTTTGAGTGAGCGCTCGAATagcttttattactattttgacgGTTACACAGGGAACcattggcctacccatgatcctctcGGAACAAAGGGgcccaaccaaaagaaaaatgtatttgatCCACATGGTAACATTTTTATTCGAGCCGAGTAG
- the LOC136277039 gene encoding uncharacterized protein: MSCLTPIQVHLAERADSPREQNTSLPAGSNQHSAVTSCQTLLKQSPATSTGVYWIDPDGGSKANAFKAYCDMDTNGGGWTLVWSYSFTNYTHFNDDSNAITPRPNWPVKNEGNVPISTISPLNDTDYNAMNFSLWKTLGRQILIKSDINNWLLCHPADGSLVDWQKGDVNCTITKYVADPRASASAPSKFSPYINYGPMFHSSGRWNSSFYYFNSYTCKYWPTHDPCGKNRPNQKKNVLDPHGNIYIRAE; this comes from the exons ATGTCTTGTTTAACTCCAATTCAGGTTCACCTTGCTGAAAGAGCTGATTCACCCCGAG AGCAAAACACTTCTCTACCCGCTGGTTCTAACCAGCACTCAGCAGTAACCTCATGCCAGACTCTCCTCAAACAGTCTCCTGCAACGTCCACTGGTGTTTATTGGATCGATCCTGATGGTGGATCCAAGGCcaacgctttcaaggcttactgtgacATGGATACGAATGGAGGGGGCTGGACATtagtatggagctattcctttactaactACACTCATTTTAACGATGATTCAAATGCGATCACTCCTAGGCCAAATTGGCCGGTCAAAAATGAAGGGAATGTTCCAATCTCCACAATTTCTCCATTAAATGACACAGACTACAATGCCATGAACTTCTCACTCTGGAAAACACTCGGTAGACAGATCCTCATCAAAAGCgacataaacaactggctgttGTGTCATCCGGCAGATGGCAGCCTGGTTGATTGGCAGAAAGGTGACGTCAACTGTACAATCACCAAATACGTGGCTGACCCAAGAGCATCAGCTTCGGCGCCTTCCAAGTTTTCACCATATATCAACTATGGACCAATGTTCCATTCGAGTGGGCGCTGGAACAGCtccttttattatttcaatagTTACACGTGCAAATattggcctacccatgatccttgtggaaaaaataggccaaaccaaaagaaaaatgttcttgatccACACGGTAACATTTATATTCGAGCTGAGTAG
- the LOC136277026 gene encoding uncharacterized protein — translation MLLQVEYRFVFVLFLAAKTAEGAENGVFFQIKENKFFRYGEESLFWSKTDSLLSCSFFCAREASCRSANFLEKAGLCYLLRDEILTSSAAERLLERAGSFYLKKVYLPGITGSSQGQTIPSHSGSTQHSVGYSCQTLLRKNPSSNSGVYWIDPIGGSQTNAFKAYCDMKTDGGGWTLVWSYSFTNYSHFNHKSNAITPRPNWPVRSQTDVPISTTPTLNESDYNAMEFRLWKQLGRQVLITSNINNWLVCHPGNGSLVDWQEGDVNCTIIKHVIDLSHEVVPFKFSPYHHDRYGPLFYLSEGSNSFYYYFDGYTRKHWPTHDPLGTNGPNQKKNVPDPHGNIFIRAE, via the exons ATGTTACTTCAAGTCGAGTACCGATTTGTATTCGTCTTGTTCTTAGCGGCAAAGACGGCTGAAGGAGCCGAAAatggtgttttctttcaaatcaaagaaaacaaatttttcagatatggagaagaaagccttttttggTCTAAAACAGATTCTCTGctttcctgttcttttttttgtgcgAGGGAAGCTTCATGCAGAAgtgcaaactttctggaaaaagcTGGACTTTGTTATCTTCTTCGCGACGAAATATTAACAAGCTCAGCAGCTGAGCGGCTTTTAGAGCGAGCTGGttctttctatttaaaaaag GTTTACCTCCCAGGAATAACCGGTTCATCCCAAG GTCAAACCATTCCTTCGCACTCTGGTTCAACCCAACATTCAGTGGGATACTCGTGCCAGACCCTCCTCAGGAAGAATCCTTCTTCAAACTCTGGTGTTTATTGGATTGATCCTATTGGTGGATCTCAGACcaacgctttcaaggcttactgtgaTATGAAGACCGATGGAGGAGGCTGGACACtagtatggagctattccttCACTAATTACAGTCATTTTAACCATAAATCAAATGCGATCACTCCGAGGCCAAATTGGCCGGTGAGATCTCAAACGGATGTTCCTATCTCCACAACTCCTACATTAAATGAATCAGACTACAACGCCATGGAATTCAGACTCTGGAAACAACTCGGCAGACAGGTTCTTATCACaagcaacataaacaactggtTGGTGTGTCATCCGGGAAATggcagcttggttgattggcaggaaggtgATGTCAACTGTACGATCATCAAACACGTGATTGACCTTAGTCACGAGGTGGTCCCTTTTAAGTTTTCACCGTACCACCACGATCGGTATGGACCGCTGTTCTATTTGAGTGAGGGCTCGAATagtttttattactattttgatGGTTATACGAGGAAGcattggcctacccatgatcctttAGGAACAAATGGgcccaaccaaaagaaaaatgttcccGATCCACATGgcaacatttttattcgagCCGAGTAG
- the LOC136284101 gene encoding intelectin-like, which yields MYYLTPMQVYLPGITTSTQGQTIPSHSGSTQHSVGHSCQTLLRKNPTSDSGVYWIDPIGGSQTNAFKAYCDMKTEGGGWTLVRSYSFTNYSHFNHHSNAITPRPNWPVRSEVDVPVSTTPPLNETDYNAMNFRLWKQLGRQFLIKSNINNWLVCHPGNGSLVDWQEGDVNCAIIKHVTDPSHKVVPSKFSPHPQNGYGPLLSLSGLPNSFYYYFDGYTGMHWPTHDPQGRNKPNQKTNVVDPHGNIFIRAE from the exons ATGTATTATTTGACTCCAATGCAGGTTTACCTCCCAGGAATAACAACTTCAACCCAAG GTCAAACCATTCCTTCGCACTCTGGTTCAACCCAACATTCAGTGGGACACTCTTGCCAGACCCTCCTCAGGAAGAATCCTACTTCAGACTCTGGTGTTTACTGGATTGATCCTATCGGTGGATCTCAGACcaacgctttcaaggcttactgtgaTATGAAGACCGAGGGAGGTGGCTGGACACTAGTAAGgagctattcctttactaaTTACAGTCATTTTAACCATCACTCGAATGCGATCACTCCGAGGCCAAACTGGCCGGTGAGATCTGAAGTGGATGTTCCTGTCTCCACGACtcctccattaaatgaaacagactacaacgccatgAACTTCAGACTCTGGAAACAACTCGGCAGACAGTtcctcatcaagagcaacataaacaactggctggttTGTCATCCGGGAAATGGCAGTttggttgattggcaggaaggtgATGTCAACTGTGCGATCATCAAACACGTGACTGACCCTAGTCACAAGGTGGTCCCTTCCAAGTTTTCACCGCACCCGCAAAATGGGTATGGACCGCTGCTCTCTTTGAGTGGGCTGCCGAATagcttttattactattttgacgGTTACACAGGGATGcattggcctacccatgatcccCAGGGAAGAAATAAGCCCAACCAAAAGACAAATGTTGTTGATCCACATGGTAACATTTTCATACGAGCCGAGTAG